A genomic segment from Mycobacteriales bacterium encodes:
- a CDS encoding iron ABC transporter permease, whose amino-acid sequence MTLLTDRPGARAEPAAPAAVRLRLGLSALLVVLAVLAAAVLGLALGSRALGLGEVLDALRGRDTGDASIIVLQQRLPRTLLGLVVGAALGMGGAVAQSLTRNPLADPGLLGVSAGAALAIVCGAFVFGITTLAPQLLLAIAGATVAGCLVLLLGTSAAVARTPQGLALVGVALSAMLGSIASTVVLLDAQTLDEYRFWLVGSLAGRGSSTLTTVAWPLAAGAALAYLSSRSLDALALGDEAAQALGVRLRRARLTAGAAVVVLTGAAVAAAGPLAFLGLAVPHAARALSGPRTAWLLGLSAGLGGALLVLADVIGRLVIRPNELPAGVVTALVGVPLALVLLHRARAGGQA is encoded by the coding sequence ATGACGCTGCTCACCGATCGTCCTGGTGCCAGGGCGGAACCGGCTGCGCCGGCGGCCGTGCGGCTGCGGCTGGGACTGAGCGCGCTGCTGGTCGTCCTGGCCGTTCTCGCCGCTGCCGTCCTCGGGCTCGCGCTCGGCAGCCGCGCGCTCGGCCTGGGCGAGGTGCTGGACGCCCTGCGCGGGCGGGACACCGGTGATGCCTCGATCATCGTTCTGCAGCAGCGCCTCCCCCGAACGCTGCTGGGGCTGGTCGTGGGCGCGGCGCTCGGGATGGGCGGGGCGGTGGCGCAGTCGCTGACGCGCAACCCGCTCGCCGACCCAGGACTGCTCGGCGTGTCCGCCGGAGCGGCTCTCGCCATCGTCTGCGGCGCGTTCGTCTTCGGGATCACGACGCTGGCGCCGCAGCTGCTGCTGGCCATCGCCGGCGCCACCGTCGCCGGCTGCCTGGTGCTGCTGCTCGGGACCAGCGCCGCGGTGGCGCGTACGCCGCAGGGACTCGCGCTGGTGGGGGTGGCCCTGTCGGCGATGCTGGGCTCGATCGCCTCGACCGTGGTCCTGCTGGACGCGCAGACGCTGGACGAGTACCGCTTCTGGCTGGTCGGCTCGCTCGCGGGACGCGGGTCCTCCACGCTCACCACGGTGGCCTGGCCGCTGGCGGCCGGCGCCGCTCTGGCCTACCTGTCCTCCCGCAGCCTGGATGCGCTGGCGCTCGGCGACGAGGCCGCGCAGGCGCTGGGGGTGCGACTGCGCCGGGCCCGCTTGACGGCAGGTGCGGCCGTGGTCGTGCTCACCGGCGCGGCCGTCGCCGCTGCCGGGCCGCTCGCCTTTCTCGGCCTCGCCGTCCCGCACGCCGCCCGTGCGCTGTCCGGGCCGCGGACGGCCTGGCTGCTGGGCCTGTCGGCCGGCCTCGGCGGCGCGCTGCTCGTGCTCGCCGATGTCATCGGCCGGCTGGTCATCCGCCCCAACGAGCTGCCGGCCGGTGTCGTCACCGCCCTTGTCGGCGTGCCGCTGGCCCTGGTGCTGCTGCACCGTGCACGCGCCGGCGGCCAGGCATGA
- a CDS encoding iron ABC transporter permease: protein MSVRTPAGEVLLTAGHGRVSVLVHRRSAAVTGGLLAAVVVLAVLSTALGTRLLPVSDVLAGLAGTADRAVTLTVREFRLPRTVVAVLVGSALGIAGALTQALTRNPLASPDVLGVVNGASAGAVAVLITAGGATAGYGGAAAGLSKVGVPLGAVAGALLSAALVLGIASRRIGALPATQRVVLVGILLNGVFLGLVQWSLTVGDVDQATKAAVWLTGSLHGRGWEHVTALGVTLAVLLPLALLLRRPLEAVVLGEDVAAALGIPVRRLRLVLFVLAFALAGTAVAAAGAISFVALLAPAVARRLTRRSAPLLPAALTGAVLLLAADLLARHALPGHELPAGAVTALVGAPALLVLLLRGRT from the coding sequence ATGAGTGTCCGCACCCCGGCTGGGGAGGTGCTGCTGACCGCCGGCCACGGCCGCGTGTCGGTCCTCGTCCACCGGCGCAGTGCGGCCGTCACCGGCGGACTGCTGGCCGCCGTCGTCGTCCTGGCCGTCCTGTCCACGGCCCTGGGCACCCGACTGCTGCCGGTGTCGGACGTGCTGGCCGGGCTGGCCGGTACCGCGGATCGTGCGGTGACGCTGACGGTCCGGGAGTTCCGCCTCCCGCGCACCGTGGTCGCGGTGCTGGTCGGGTCGGCACTCGGCATCGCGGGGGCACTGACCCAGGCCCTGACCCGCAACCCGCTCGCCTCGCCGGACGTGCTCGGCGTGGTCAACGGGGCCAGTGCCGGGGCGGTCGCCGTGCTGATCACGGCGGGGGGCGCGACCGCCGGCTACGGCGGCGCCGCCGCCGGGCTGTCGAAGGTGGGGGTGCCGCTCGGAGCGGTCGCGGGCGCCCTGCTGTCCGCCGCCCTCGTGCTGGGCATCGCCTCCCGGCGGATCGGTGCGCTGCCCGCGACGCAGCGTGTCGTGCTCGTGGGGATCCTGCTCAACGGCGTCTTCCTCGGCCTGGTGCAGTGGTCCCTGACGGTCGGCGACGTCGACCAGGCCACCAAGGCCGCCGTCTGGTTGACCGGCAGCCTGCACGGCCGGGGGTGGGAGCACGTGACCGCCCTCGGCGTCACGCTGGCGGTGCTGCTGCCACTGGCCCTGCTGCTGCGCCGGCCGCTCGAGGCCGTCGTGCTGGGGGAGGACGTCGCGGCGGCGCTCGGCATCCCGGTCCGCCGCCTGCGGCTGGTCCTTTTCGTGCTGGCCTTCGCCCTCGCCGGGACGGCCGTCGCCGCCGCCGGGGCGATCAGCTTCGTCGCGCTGCTCGCGCCGGCCGTGGCCCGCCGGCTGACCCGCCGCTCCGCCCCGCTGCTGCCGGCTGCGCTGACCGGCGCCGTGCTGCTGCTGGCCGCCGACCTGCTGGCCCGGCACGCCCTGCCCGGCCACGAACTGCCGGCGGGCGCGGTCACCGCGCTGGTCGGCGCGCCCGCCCTGCTCGTCCTGCTTCTGAGAGGCCGCACATGA
- a CDS encoding ABC transporter ATP-binding protein yields the protein MTASHVTALDGTAPHLTAGPYDTGVHPASRLVTEHLTLGYRSDRQVVRELDLSVPTGAVTAIVGANGCGKSTVLRALARLLRPQDGAVLLDGQDLHRLPTRDVARQLGLLPQGPVTPDGITVSDLVGRGRTPHTSVFRQWSSADQRAVDDALATTGLTAMAHEQVDSLSGGQRQRAWLAMVVAQDTSLLLLDEPTTYLDMAHQLDVLELVRDLHRVGRTVVMVLHDVNQAARYADHLVAMRDGRIVAAGSPSAVLTPALIADVFGVRCRVLTDPDGDTPLIVPVARL from the coding sequence ATGACCGCGTCCCACGTCACCGCGCTGGACGGCACCGCGCCGCACCTCACCGCCGGTCCGTACGACACCGGCGTGCACCCCGCATCCCGGCTCGTGACCGAGCACCTGACGCTCGGCTACCGCAGCGACCGGCAGGTGGTGCGGGAGCTGGACCTGAGCGTCCCCACCGGCGCGGTCACGGCCATCGTCGGCGCGAACGGCTGCGGGAAGTCGACGGTGCTGCGAGCCCTCGCGCGGCTGCTCCGGCCGCAGGACGGGGCCGTGCTGCTCGACGGGCAGGACCTGCACCGGCTCCCCACCCGCGACGTCGCGAGGCAGCTCGGGCTGCTCCCGCAGGGCCCGGTGACCCCCGACGGCATCACCGTGAGCGATCTGGTCGGGCGCGGGCGCACCCCGCACACCAGCGTCTTCCGGCAGTGGTCGAGCGCCGACCAGCGGGCCGTGGACGACGCCCTCGCCACCACCGGTCTGACCGCTATGGCGCACGAGCAGGTCGACAGTCTGTCCGGCGGGCAGCGGCAACGCGCCTGGCTGGCGATGGTCGTTGCGCAGGACACCTCGCTGCTGCTGCTCGACGAGCCGACCACCTACCTGGACATGGCCCATCAGCTCGACGTCCTCGAGCTGGTGCGGGACCTGCACCGCGTCGGCCGGACCGTCGTGATGGTCCTGCACGACGTGAACCAGGCCGCCCGCTACGCCGACCACCTGGTCGCCATGCGCGACGGCCGCATCGTGGCCGCCGGCTCCCCGTCGGCGGTGCTCACGCCGGCCCTGATCGCCGACGTCTTCGGTGTCCGCTGCCGAGTGCTCACCGATCCCGACGGCGACACGCCGCTGATCGTCCCCGTCGCCCGGCTCTAG
- a CDS encoding iron-siderophore ABC transporter substrate-binding protein, with protein sequence MTARLLLRRPMAAAAAVALLAACGGTGSEPTSTAQEQDVSADAAFPRTISHDKGSTEIPQRPERIVALDNSLVEAVVLLDRPLVGGISSYRDLKGFPPYLGDAVEDTEEVGPLETPDLEAIAALEPDVIVSATVRHDALYDELSKIAPTVFVKTTGPQWRENVTFLGEVLGAEDKASEELADYKRRAKEVGDAINAKADNPTISIVRFLDGPTRLMQKSSFIGHILVDAGLARPDSQDVEDFAAEVGEEQIRQADGDHIFVTSYSGGEPSKERFLRNPLWAQLEGVKAGNVHEVADEIWMTSVSVQGAQLVLDDLAKIFEVDDARS encoded by the coding sequence ATGACCGCACGATTGCTCCTCCGCCGCCCGATGGCTGCTGCCGCGGCAGTAGCGCTGCTCGCCGCCTGCGGCGGCACCGGCAGTGAGCCGACCAGCACGGCGCAGGAGCAGGACGTCTCCGCCGACGCCGCCTTCCCGCGCACCATCTCCCACGACAAGGGCAGCACCGAGATCCCGCAGCGCCCGGAGCGGATCGTCGCGCTCGACAACAGCCTGGTCGAGGCCGTCGTCCTGCTCGACCGCCCCCTCGTCGGCGGCATCTCCAGCTACCGCGACCTCAAAGGCTTCCCGCCCTACCTCGGCGACGCCGTCGAGGACACCGAGGAGGTCGGGCCGCTGGAGACGCCGGACCTCGAGGCGATCGCGGCGCTCGAGCCGGACGTCATCGTGTCGGCGACCGTGCGGCACGACGCGCTGTACGACGAGCTCAGCAAGATCGCCCCGACCGTCTTCGTCAAGACGACCGGCCCGCAGTGGCGCGAGAACGTCACCTTCCTCGGCGAGGTGCTCGGTGCCGAGGACAAGGCGTCCGAGGAGCTGGCGGACTACAAGCGGCGCGCCAAGGAGGTCGGGGACGCCATCAACGCCAAGGCGGACAACCCGACGATCTCCATCGTCCGCTTCCTGGACGGACCGACCCGGCTGATGCAGAAGTCGTCCTTCATCGGTCACATCCTGGTGGACGCCGGGTTGGCCCGGCCGGACAGCCAGGACGTCGAGGACTTCGCCGCCGAGGTCGGTGAGGAGCAGATCCGCCAGGCCGACGGCGACCACATCTTCGTCACCAGCTACTCCGGTGGAGAGCCGTCCAAGGAGCGCTTCCTGCGCAACCCGCTGTGGGCACAGCTCGAGGGGGTCAAGGCCGGCAACGTGCACGAGGTGGCCGACGAGATCTGGATGACGTCGGTCTCCGTCCAGGGCGCCCAGCTCGTCCTCGACGACTTGGCCAAGATCTTCGAGGTGGACGACGCCAGGTCCTGA